One region of Quercus lobata isolate SW786 chromosome 2, ValleyOak3.0 Primary Assembly, whole genome shotgun sequence genomic DNA includes:
- the LOC115975534 gene encoding 5-formyltetrahydrofolate cyclo-ligase-like protein COG0212, with the protein MDSSLFRLSTPTFTLPRARPSLSYKRIHCQNQSQSENVAFDEAAFEAERLSLDAKDRETMMAQSSSNGGDPKAWKWVIRKRIWDTMEALNIAQNPRPVHHRIPNFVAASTAAKNLSKLKEFGVANCVKVNPDSPQKQVRFLTLSGGKKLLTPQPRLRTGFFSVLESHMLTPSVIYEACTSVGVAKYGRSIGLDEKIKVDLIVIGSVAVDPKTGARLGKGEGFAELEYGMLRYMGAIDDSTPVVTSVHDCQLVDDIPVEKLLIHDVPVDIICTPTQVIYTNTCISKPQGIYWDKLSPEKLGKIRILRELKSRIERETGQKLPCGPEKLPPSAPRRR; encoded by the exons ATGGATTCAAGTCTGTTCCGATTATCAACTCCAACGTTTACGCTGCCAAGAGCAAGGCCCAGCCTTTCCTATAAAAGAATTCATTGTCAGAATCAGAGTCAGAGTGAGAACGTGGCGTTCGACGAAGCGGCTTTCGAGGCCGAGAGACTCAGCCTTGACGCCAAGGATCGTGAAACGATGATGGCTCAGTCTAGTAGTAATGGTGGTGACCCGAAAGCTTGGAAATGGGTAATCCGAAAGAGAATTTGGGATACGATGGAAGCCCTCAATATTGCTCAGAATCCCAGACCTGTTCACCACCGGATTCCCAATTTCGTCGCTGCTTCAACTGCTGctaaaaat TTAAGTAAGTTGAAGGAGTTTGGGGTTGCCAACTGTGTAAAGGTTAACCCGGATTCGCCTCAGAAACAAGTTAGATTTCTCACACTTTCTG GTGGAAAGAAGTTGTTAACTCCTCAGCCCCGATTAAGGACTGGGTTTTTCTCTGTTCTTGAATCCCATATGTTAACTCCTAGTGTCATCTATGAGGCTTGCACCTCTGTTGGGGTTGCCAAGTATGGCCGGTCTATTGGACTAGATGAAAAGATAAAGGTGGATCTAATTGTTATTGGCTCAGTTGCTGTTGACCCAAAGACAGGTGCTCGACTTGGCAAGGGTGAG GGATTTGCAGAACTTGAATATGGGATGCTGCGCTACATGGGAGCCATTGATGACTCAACACCAGTTGTCACATCTG TGCACGATTGTCAATTGGTAGATGATATTCCAGTTGAGAAACTGTTAATCCATGATGTGCCAGTAGACATCATATGCACTCCCACCCAGGTCATTTATACCAACACGTGTATTTCAAAGCCTCAAG GAATTTACTGGGACAAGTTGTCACCTGAGAAGCTGGGAAAAATTCGAATACTGAGAGAGCTGAAGAGCAGAATTGAACGAGAGACAGGGCAGAAACTTCCTTGTGGTCCTGAGAAACTGCCACCCTCAGCTCCTCGGAGGCGCtaa